Proteins from a single region of Chryseobacterium sp. T16E-39:
- the rsfS gene encoding ribosome silencing factor — protein sequence MNKTVEKQELIDKIVEAIQDVKGEDIMVFDLSNIENSVAETFVICSGNSNTQVAALAGSVEKKVRNELQDRPWHVEGTENAMWVLVDYVTVVVHIFQKEVREYYDIEELWGDAKITKIENEI from the coding sequence ATGAATAAGACAGTAGAAAAGCAAGAATTAATAGATAAAATCGTTGAAGCTATCCAGGATGTAAAAGGAGAAGACATTATGGTCTTTGATCTTTCCAATATTGAAAATTCCGTAGCAGAAACGTTTGTAATATGTAGTGGAAACTCTAATACACAGGTGGCTGCTTTAGCAGGAAGTGTGGAGAAAAAAGTGAGAAATGAACTTCAGGATAGACCTTGGCACGTTGAGGGTACCGAAAATGCAATGTGGGTTTTGGTAGATTATGTTACTGTGGTCGTTCACATATTCCAAAAAGAAGTGCGTGAGTACTATGACATTGAGGAATTGTGGGGTGATGCTAAAATCACCAAAATCGAAAATGAAATTTAA
- the ftsH gene encoding ATP-dependent zinc metalloprotease FtsH, translating to MNNKGFNWFFPIAIIALLLFFGSNFLGDNSAKAIDEDGFFREMQTGKVQNIIIYKDTEKADVFLTQAAKTAMVSKTTKENNPLSAFEMAPKADYTVKYGDLQLFLQKFDQIKADNAAIKTTKDYGAGKNPFMDILFSALIWIAILGLFYFLLFRKMGGGGGPGGQIFSIGKSKAKLFDEKERIQVTFKDVAGLEGAKEEVQEVVDFLKNSEKYTRLGGKIPKGVLLVGPPGTGKTLLAKAVAGEAKVPFFSLSGSDFVEMFVGVGASRVRDLFAQAKAKSPAIIFIDEIDAIGRARGKNNFSGGNDERENTLNQLLTEMDGFGTDVNVIVMAATNRADILDKALMRAGRFDRSIYVDLPELHERRDIFDVHLKKIKLDDNVDRDFLAKQTPGFSGADIANVCNEAALIAARNSHTSVTKQDFLDAVDRIIGGLEKKNMAIKPSEKKRVAYHEAGHATISWLVEHASPLLKVTIVPRGRSLGAAWYLPEERQLTTTEQMLDEMCATLGGRAAEQVIFNNISTGALSDLETVTKRAQAMVTIYGLSPNIGNISYYDSSGQSEYNFGKPYSEETANKIDLEIKSIIENQYVRAVQILTENKDKLDALAGKLLEKEVIFREDLEEIFGKRAWDPELTERPVTNTIPLIKDKEEESEIQAPESPTQL from the coding sequence ATGAACAATAAAGGATTTAACTGGTTTTTTCCAATTGCGATCATAGCTCTTTTGTTATTTTTTGGATCCAATTTTTTAGGAGACAATAGTGCAAAAGCTATCGATGAAGATGGTTTCTTCAGAGAAATGCAAACAGGAAAAGTTCAGAATATTATTATATATAAAGACACTGAAAAAGCTGATGTATTTTTGACACAGGCTGCTAAAACAGCAATGGTGAGTAAAACTACCAAAGAAAACAATCCTTTGTCAGCATTCGAAATGGCTCCTAAGGCAGATTACACTGTGAAATATGGAGACCTTCAGCTTTTCCTTCAAAAATTTGATCAGATAAAAGCTGACAATGCAGCTATTAAAACAACCAAAGATTATGGTGCTGGTAAAAATCCTTTTATGGATATTTTATTCTCAGCATTGATCTGGATTGCTATTTTAGGATTATTCTATTTCCTTCTTTTCAGAAAGATGGGTGGAGGCGGAGGCCCTGGAGGTCAGATCTTCTCTATAGGTAAATCCAAAGCAAAGCTTTTTGATGAAAAAGAAAGAATTCAGGTGACATTTAAAGATGTTGCAGGATTGGAAGGAGCGAAAGAAGAAGTACAGGAAGTTGTAGATTTCTTGAAAAACTCTGAAAAATATACAAGATTAGGAGGTAAAATTCCAAAAGGAGTTCTATTAGTAGGGCCTCCGGGAACTGGTAAGACCTTATTAGCTAAAGCTGTTGCTGGAGAAGCAAAGGTTCCTTTCTTTTCACTTTCAGGTTCTGACTTTGTCGAAATGTTTGTAGGTGTAGGAGCTTCGAGAGTAAGAGATCTTTTTGCTCAGGCAAAAGCAAAATCACCTGCGATTATCTTCATCGATGAGATTGATGCAATCGGACGTGCGAGAGGAAAGAATAATTTCTCCGGTGGTAACGATGAAAGAGAAAATACATTAAACCAGCTTCTTACTGAAATGGATGGTTTCGGAACTGACGTTAACGTAATTGTAATGGCTGCGACCAACAGAGCGGATATCCTGGATAAAGCTCTTATGAGAGCCGGACGTTTTGACCGTTCGATCTATGTAGACCTTCCCGAATTACATGAAAGAAGAGATATCTTTGATGTGCATTTGAAGAAGATCAAGCTGGATGACAATGTTGATCGAGATTTCTTGGCAAAACAAACCCCTGGATTCAGTGGTGCAGATATTGCAAATGTTTGTAATGAGGCAGCACTTATCGCAGCGAGAAACAGTCATACCTCTGTAACAAAACAGGATTTCCTTGATGCTGTGGACAGAATCATTGGTGGTCTTGAGAAGAAAAATATGGCGATCAAGCCTTCTGAAAAGAAAAGAGTGGCTTATCATGAAGCTGGTCACGCAACAATTTCATGGTTGGTAGAACATGCTTCCCCACTTTTAAAAGTAACGATTGTTCCAAGAGGACGTTCTTTAGGAGCAGCCTGGTATCTTCCGGAAGAAAGACAGTTGACCACTACAGAGCAGATGCTAGATGAAATGTGTGCTACATTAGGAGGTAGAGCAGCAGAGCAGGTAATATTTAATAATATTTCTACAGGTGCATTATCTGATCTTGAAACGGTAACGAAAAGAGCGCAGGCAATGGTAACGATCTATGGATTAAGTCCAAATATTGGTAATATTTCTTACTATGATAGTTCAGGTCAATCTGAATATAATTTTGGAAAACCATATTCTGAAGAAACTGCAAATAAAATTGATTTAGAGATCAAGTCGATTATTGAAAATCAGTATGTAAGAGCTGTACAGATTCTTACAGAAAATAAAGATAAACTGGATGCTTTAGCGGGTAAACTTTTAGAAAAAGAAGTTATTTTCCGTGAAGATCTTGAGGAAATATTTGGTAAAAGAGCATGGGATCCTGAATTGACAGAGCGACCAGTAACCAATACAATTCCATTAATAAAAGACAAAGAAGAAGAAAGTGAGATTCAGGCTCCTGAGAGTCCTACTCAACTTTAA
- a CDS encoding LUD domain-containing protein yields the protein MSLFKKIVSKLTNQPEEDDSQSLEKLGDSLKNADLDYKFAQLFTHSGGFFNYCADESEALQTLNQIIKIEGIHNMFCWDKELQNFLNVVKTSSTSELGHSNDAAFITCEYLIAYDGRIMLSHNNILHYHSSRLPNKIIIMANVSQIVNNLNDAMGKIKRNGNIKNLTSISGSQSKLDTSSNSNTKLFLLLLED from the coding sequence TTGAGTTTATTTAAAAAAATTGTAAGCAAACTAACAAACCAACCTGAGGAGGATGACTCCCAAAGTTTGGAGAAGCTAGGAGATTCGTTGAAAAATGCGGACCTCGATTATAAGTTTGCGCAATTATTTACGCATTCCGGTGGTTTTTTTAATTATTGTGCAGATGAATCGGAGGCTTTACAAACTTTGAATCAAATTATTAAAATAGAAGGAATTCACAATATGTTCTGTTGGGATAAAGAACTGCAGAATTTTTTAAATGTCGTAAAAACTTCAAGTACATCAGAATTGGGACATTCCAATGATGCTGCTTTTATTACCTGTGAATATCTTATTGCCTATGATGGAAGGATCATGTTATCACATAATAATATCCTTCATTATCATTCTTCAAGATTGCCCAACAAAATTATCATTATGGCTAATGTTTCACAGATCGTCAATAACCTTAATGATGCGATGGGTAAGATAAAGAGAAATGGCAATATTAAGAATCTGACTTCTATCAGTGGGAGTCAATCCAAATTAGATACATCTTCTAATTCTAATACAAAACTGTTTTTATTATTGCTTGAAGATTAA
- a CDS encoding phosphatidate cytidylyltransferase, producing MDKNLIQRTISGIVYVAVIILCATPLGAQLINSISPDLVKQQYLYYGLITFLMVVGSWECVKIMKFGKGYEKWVVLPVIAIIFYMFSKRYFHHDFFFDFRLSEILALALIAIAVVTLFKYPSELYYDSGKLIFTVIYVALPFSFALGLPKYSSFNDTFSLEVLFLFILIWSSDTFAYLTGKFFGKHKMAPKISPKKTWEGYAGGVVLTLVLSYFIEKYQHDLRGNWMVVGFLVASFAPLGDLVESQLKRNFGVKDSGNIIPGHGGVLDRLDSFLICVPVVYLYFILEKFI from the coding sequence TTGGACAAAAATCTTATTCAAAGAACGATTTCGGGGATTGTTTATGTGGCAGTCATTATCCTTTGTGCAACTCCACTTGGCGCACAGCTTATTAATAGCATATCACCAGACCTTGTCAAGCAGCAATACCTTTATTATGGGTTGATAACCTTTTTAATGGTTGTTGGATCATGGGAATGTGTGAAGATTATGAAGTTTGGGAAAGGATATGAAAAATGGGTGGTTCTTCCTGTGATTGCAATTATCTTTTACATGTTTTCAAAAAGATATTTTCACCATGATTTCTTTTTTGATTTTAGGTTGAGTGAAATACTGGCATTGGCCTTAATAGCAATTGCTGTGGTTACTCTATTTAAATATCCGAGTGAATTGTACTACGACAGCGGAAAATTGATTTTTACGGTCATTTATGTCGCTCTGCCATTTAGTTTTGCACTGGGCCTTCCAAAATATTCCAGCTTTAATGATACATTTTCTTTAGAGGTCTTATTTTTATTCATTTTAATCTGGAGCAGCGATACGTTTGCCTATTTAACAGGAAAGTTTTTTGGGAAACATAAAATGGCTCCTAAAATATCACCTAAAAAAACCTGGGAAGGTTATGCAGGCGGTGTTGTCCTGACTTTAGTATTATCTTATTTTATTGAAAAATATCAACATGACCTTCGTGGAAACTGGATGGTTGTCGGTTTTCTGGTTGCTTCCTTTGCTCCTTTAGGGGATTTGGTAGAGAGCCAGCTCAAAAGAAATTTTGGAGTTAAAGATAGTGGAAACATCATTCCGGGGCACGGAGGTGTATTAGATAGACTGGATAGTTTTTTAATCTGCGTTCCTGTCGTATATTTGTACTTTATTTTAGAAAAATTTATTTAA
- a CDS encoding phosphatidylserine decarboxylase family protein, which produces MKLHRESKGTITVATILFIIIGALAIYFLKMWSLLIIMPLLVVYSLVFWFFRVPNREILDHKENVIAPVDGKVVMIKEVEETEFLKGKAIQVSIFMSPLNVHICRYPVSGEVIYKKYHPGKYLVAWHEKSSTENERTTVAIESLTNHKVVFRQIAGYVARRIVFYCNNGDQAKAGHEFGFIKFGSRMDVFLPLDTEIICKIGDITKGGLDVIAKMKE; this is translated from the coding sequence ATGAAATTACATAGAGAATCAAAAGGAACGATCACTGTAGCAACAATACTTTTCATTATAATTGGCGCTTTAGCAATTTATTTCCTTAAAATGTGGTCGCTTTTGATCATTATGCCATTACTGGTTGTTTATAGCTTGGTGTTTTGGTTTTTCAGAGTTCCTAACCGTGAAATTCTGGATCACAAAGAGAATGTAATTGCACCGGTGGATGGAAAAGTAGTAATGATCAAGGAAGTGGAAGAAACTGAGTTCCTGAAAGGAAAGGCAATTCAGGTTTCGATCTTTATGTCTCCTCTGAATGTACATATTTGTAGATATCCAGTTTCGGGGGAAGTTATCTATAAAAAATATCATCCTGGAAAATATTTAGTAGCATGGCATGAAAAATCTTCTACAGAAAATGAAAGAACAACAGTTGCTATTGAAAGCTTGACGAATCATAAAGTAGTGTTCAGACAGATCGCAGGATATGTGGCAAGAAGGATTGTTTTTTATTGTAATAATGGAGATCAGGCAAAAGCGGGCCATGAGTTCGGATTTATAAAATTCGGTTCAAGAATGGACGTTTTCTTACCGTTGGATACGGAGATCATCTGTAAAATTGGAGATATTACAAAAGGAGGTCTTGATGTTATAGCGAAAATGAAAGAATAA
- a CDS encoding transposase: MMNKLKDIHIGKLIHDRANNLQIPIQRITKFLNCKENDVENMYEQKSMDTFLLLRWSKLLEYDFFRIYTGHLILYAPPSKPDKSPATKKDDDLLFRKNIYTDQLKTFILEKINTKVMTPQEVISTYKIPKTTLYKWLRK, encoded by the coding sequence ATGATGAATAAATTAAAGGATATACATATTGGCAAACTCATACATGACAGAGCAAACAATCTCCAAATTCCAATACAGAGAATTACCAAGTTTTTAAACTGCAAAGAAAATGATGTTGAAAACATGTATGAACAAAAAAGTATGGATACGTTTCTTTTGTTAAGGTGGAGCAAGTTGCTGGAGTATGATTTTTTTAGAATATACACCGGGCATTTAATTCTTTATGCGCCGCCTTCAAAACCGGACAAATCTCCAGCGACAAAAAAAGATGATGATCTCCTGTTTAGAAAAAACATTTATACCGATCAACTGAAGACTTTTATACTTGAAAAAATAAATACAAAAGTAATGACCCCTCAGGAGGTCATTTCAACATATAAGATACCAAAAACAACTCTTTATAAATGGCTTAGAAAATAA
- a CDS encoding helix-turn-helix domain-containing protein: MMGPNYKKIYSDIVREKFPEMVNDRFLKEKIRSIRTAMDIIDVNELIFREVKNSTKSENQKLRSYDKDSILKVIEFQRKNQLSNVQTGMHFNISRRTIGKWNRIFKSK, encoded by the coding sequence ATGATGGGGCCAAACTATAAAAAAATCTATAGCGATATTGTCAGAGAAAAATTTCCGGAAATGGTAAATGACCGGTTTCTCAAAGAAAAAATCAGATCCATTAGGACGGCAATGGATATTATTGATGTTAATGAACTTATTTTTAGAGAAGTAAAAAATAGTACAAAATCCGAAAATCAAAAACTTCGTTCTTATGATAAAGATTCTATTCTGAAAGTTATTGAATTTCAAAGAAAAAATCAGCTCAGTAATGTCCAGACTGGAATGCATTTCAATATCAGCAGGAGGACCATCGGAAAATGGAATCGAATTTTCAAATCTAAATGA
- a CDS encoding helix-turn-helix transcriptional regulator — protein MKFLYRKDRLIYGLINDQKAKDCTIEDLVKVNNDLMKNKINDLTEEDIAEILALAESGSSVFLEKFHAHFPDFIPNVLSINSSLIASELNICALMRLNFDTKKIALCTNSSVRAIESRKYRIRKKLDIPSDMNINYFIFKV, from the coding sequence ATGAAATTTTTATATCGTAAAGACAGACTGATCTATGGGTTGATAAACGATCAAAAAGCTAAAGATTGTACTATAGAGGATCTTGTAAAAGTGAATAATGACTTGATGAAAAACAAAATCAATGACTTAACTGAAGAAGATATTGCAGAAATTTTAGCCCTTGCTGAAAGTGGTTCTTCTGTTTTTCTCGAAAAATTCCACGCTCATTTTCCTGATTTTATTCCAAATGTTTTAAGCATTAATTCATCACTTATTGCCTCTGAGCTCAATATTTGTGCTTTGATGAGATTGAATTTTGATACAAAAAAGATTGCTTTATGTACGAATAGCAGTGTCCGGGCCATTGAAAGTAGAAAGTACAGAATACGTAAAAAGCTGGATATTCCCTCTGATATGAATATCAATTATTTTATATTTAAAGTATAG
- a CDS encoding DUF1801 domain-containing protein — translation MNPIQEYFYRIKEPDRSTLLFLREKILKSDTEYITETLSFGLPFFKYKKKMLCYIYYSKKYKKHYISFYHGDRINAPELLQEGRKKFKILLIDMEEDLPVDLILNLINEVKKHIKG, via the coding sequence ATGAATCCTATACAAGAGTACTTCTACAGAATTAAAGAACCTGACAGAAGTACTCTTTTGTTTTTAAGGGAAAAGATCTTAAAATCTGATACAGAATACATTACCGAAACATTAAGTTTTGGTCTTCCGTTTTTTAAGTATAAAAAGAAAATGCTCTGTTATATTTATTACAGCAAAAAATATAAAAAGCATTATATCAGTTTTTATCACGGAGATCGAATTAATGCTCCCGAATTACTTCAGGAGGGCAGAAAAAAGTTTAAAATACTCTTAATCGACATGGAAGAGGATTTACCTGTCGATTTAATTTTAAACCTCATTAATGAGGTGAAAAAACACATTAAAGGCTAG
- a CDS encoding ABC transporter ATP-binding protein, whose product MNEYKKILKFARPHQKYIYGSLFFNLMYSVFQIASLGTILPVLGMLFGTIKPEKYESAPVYSGEVLDFFSYIKDYSNYFVQSMVTEYGSLKVLAWLCIITAFMFLLRNAFRYFGSFLLINYRVGVTKDLRGAMYRKILSLPVSFFTESRKGDLMSRMSNDVGEVEGNILGSLIDLINSPFMLISTLVTLFFLSPEMTLFSLLVLPVMGTMIALVGKSLKKDSHEAQHEMGNIFSIVDETLKSSKVIKIFNAEKIMDNRFMQSMSKWISSSISLGRKKELASPMSEFLGSITFLIIAWYGGKQIIVEQSISPADFLVFLGMFFQILPPAKSLSTSISNVQKGEASLKRVLEILDADVKIEEVAAPVSISTLQNNIHFKDIGFYYDKDNLILKNFNLTIPKGKTVALVGQSGSGKTTIANLLARFYDVSEGEILIDNVDIKHLKLQEYRKLLGMVTQESVLFNDSVYNNILMGKPEATKEEVIAAAKVANADTFINQLPNGYDTNIGDDGGKLSGGQKQRVSIARAVLKNPPIMILDEATSALDTESEKFVQDALEKMMENRTSLVIAHRLSTIQKADWIVVMEKGDIVEQGSHHDLIAKRGVYHKLVELQNFD is encoded by the coding sequence ATGAACGAATATAAAAAAATATTAAAATTCGCAAGACCACATCAGAAATACATTTATGGAAGTTTATTCTTCAACCTGATGTATTCTGTTTTTCAGATTGCTTCCTTAGGGACTATTTTGCCGGTTTTGGGAATGCTTTTCGGTACTATAAAACCAGAGAAATATGAATCTGCACCTGTTTATTCTGGAGAGGTGCTTGATTTCTTTTCCTACATAAAAGATTATTCAAATTATTTTGTACAAAGCATGGTTACCGAGTACGGTTCTCTGAAAGTACTTGCATGGCTATGTATAATAACTGCCTTTATGTTTCTTTTGAGAAATGCTTTCCGTTATTTTGGGTCTTTTCTTTTAATTAATTACCGGGTAGGTGTCACCAAGGACCTTCGTGGAGCGATGTACCGAAAAATACTTTCTTTACCTGTTTCATTTTTTACCGAAAGCAGAAAAGGAGATCTGATGTCCCGCATGTCAAATGACGTAGGGGAAGTTGAAGGAAATATTTTGGGTAGCTTGATCGATTTGATCAACTCACCATTTATGTTGATAAGTACTTTAGTGACATTATTCTTTTTAAGCCCGGAAATGACACTCTTTTCATTACTTGTTCTGCCTGTAATGGGAACTATGATCGCTTTGGTAGGAAAAAGCCTTAAAAAAGATTCTCATGAAGCCCAGCACGAAATGGGAAACATATTTTCTATTGTAGATGAGACCCTGAAATCCTCAAAGGTTATTAAGATCTTTAATGCAGAGAAAATAATGGATAATAGATTCATGCAATCTATGAGCAAATGGATTTCCAGTTCCATAAGTTTAGGAAGAAAAAAAGAACTCGCATCGCCTATGAGCGAATTTCTAGGTTCAATTACTTTTTTGATCATTGCATGGTACGGTGGAAAGCAAATTATTGTCGAACAAAGTATTTCACCGGCAGACTTCCTGGTATTCTTAGGAATGTTCTTCCAGATATTGCCCCCTGCAAAAAGTTTGTCAACCTCTATTTCTAACGTTCAGAAAGGAGAAGCTTCTCTAAAAAGAGTATTGGAAATCCTGGATGCAGATGTTAAAATTGAAGAAGTGGCTGCTCCTGTTTCAATATCTACCCTTCAAAATAATATCCACTTTAAAGACATTGGGTTTTATTATGACAAAGATAATTTGATTCTCAAAAATTTTAATTTAACAATTCCAAAAGGAAAAACGGTTGCTTTGGTTGGACAAAGTGGAAGTGGAAAGACAACAATTGCCAATCTCCTTGCACGTTTCTATGATGTTTCTGAAGGAGAAATCCTGATCGATAATGTTGACATTAAGCATTTAAAACTACAGGAATATAGAAAACTGCTAGGTATGGTAACTCAGGAATCTGTATTATTTAATGATTCTGTTTACAATAATATCCTAATGGGTAAGCCGGAAGCCACCAAAGAGGAAGTGATTGCAGCGGCTAAAGTAGCTAATGCAGACACTTTTATCAATCAACTCCCAAATGGGTATGACACCAATATCGGAGACGATGGCGGTAAATTATCCGGAGGGCAGAAACAAAGGGTTTCGATCGCTAGAGCAGTCCTTAAAAACCCACCTATTATGATCCTTGACGAAGCTACTTCAGCTTTGGATACAGAATCTGAAAAATTTGTACAGGATGCTCTTGAGAAAATGATGGAAAACAGAACGTCATTGGTTATCGCCCATAGACTTTCAACGATACAAAAAGCAGACTGGATCGTCGTTATGGAAAAAGGCGATATCGTGGAGCAAGGAAGCCACCATGATCTGATTGCAAAGAGAGGGGTTTATCACAAACTCGTTGAGCTTCAAAATTTTGATTAA
- a CDS encoding M28 family peptidase yields the protein MKKLAYLTFSLFSIITFAQEVPTSTINTVLSTLASDEMKGREIGTPENDNAANYIAKLFKENNLEYCTGNSYLVPFEYKGKTVYNVCGIKKGKTDKYLGFSGHFDHIGTSKKSGDNIYNGADDDASGITTLVGIADYFKNKTPEFSMAFIAFNGEEKGMLGSIAISKDKNLDPIYNNLSALFNFEMVATESQFGKNALFMTGDEFSDLDELFNQNAVNGLKVHPDPYASQQLFYRSDNVSFVKKKIIAHSFSTVDMTKATHYHNESDDVSVVDFNNLTQIINNLGKTLEKLNPTNFAPKYNDKVKFN from the coding sequence ATGAAAAAACTAGCTTATCTTACTTTCTCGTTATTCTCAATAATTACTTTTGCTCAGGAGGTTCCAACCAGTACAATCAATACTGTTCTTTCTACATTAGCATCAGATGAAATGAAGGGTCGTGAAATAGGAACCCCTGAAAATGACAATGCAGCCAATTATATAGCTAAACTTTTTAAAGAAAATAATTTAGAATACTGTACAGGAAACTCTTATCTCGTTCCATTTGAATATAAGGGGAAGACAGTGTATAACGTTTGTGGGATTAAAAAAGGAAAAACCGATAAATACTTAGGTTTTTCGGGACATTTCGATCACATCGGAACAAGCAAAAAAAGTGGTGACAATATCTACAATGGTGCCGACGATGATGCAAGCGGAATTACTACCCTTGTTGGAATTGCAGATTATTTCAAAAATAAAACGCCAGAATTTTCAATGGCATTTATCGCTTTTAATGGGGAAGAAAAAGGAATGTTGGGCTCAATAGCTATTTCAAAGGATAAGAATTTAGATCCTATCTATAATAATTTATCTGCTCTTTTCAATTTTGAAATGGTTGCTACAGAATCTCAATTTGGGAAAAATGCGCTTTTTATGACTGGAGATGAATTTTCTGACCTTGATGAGCTATTCAATCAAAATGCAGTTAATGGTTTAAAAGTACATCCCGATCCTTACGCTTCACAGCAGCTATTCTACAGATCAGATAATGTAAGTTTTGTAAAGAAGAAAATTATTGCTCATTCCTTTTCTACAGTTGACATGACGAAAGCAACGCATTACCATAACGAAAGCGATGACGTATCCGTTGTAGATTTCAATAACCTTACTCAAATCATCAATAATCTTGGAAAAACATTAGAAAAATTAAACCCTACTAATTTTGCTCCCAAGTATAATGATAAAGTAAAATTCAATTAA
- a CDS encoding DUF4293 family protein, with translation MLQRIQTIWIFLAVLAAVFLFITGQDVVVFGNIPVIDIASSVLVLVGLLSVFSFKNRKRQILLNKISIIINALLIGVLIYWLLNLPGGIQIPEKGIEPVFPLIAIICLFISNIFIRKDERLVKSVDRLR, from the coding sequence ATGCTACAAAGAATACAGACCATATGGATTTTTCTGGCAGTTTTAGCTGCTGTTTTTCTTTTCATCACAGGACAGGATGTGGTGGTTTTTGGTAATATTCCTGTTATAGATATTGCATCTAGTGTGCTTGTTTTAGTTGGATTACTGAGTGTATTCAGTTTTAAAAATAGAAAAAGACAAATTTTGCTGAATAAGATCAGCATCATTATAAACGCTTTGTTGATTGGTGTATTGATTTACTGGTTACTAAACTTACCCGGAGGAATCCAAATTCCTGAGAAGGGTATTGAGCCTGTTTTCCCATTAATCGCGATAATATGTTTGTTTATTTCAAACATCTTTATCCGTAAAGATGAGAGGCTCGTAAAATCTGTGGACAGACTTCGATAA